A genomic segment from Nonomuraea helvata encodes:
- a CDS encoding carbohydrate ABC transporter permease, whose protein sequence is MSGTNLQSKGFFRNRTAGDVVFMLALGVISVAVLFAVIYPVYFVVIASVSDPSLISTGEVWLWPKGVSFFGYGQIFDDDRIWTGYRNTLLYSVFGTALNLIVTIPAAYALSRPEFRPRRVLMLFFVFTLFFNGGLIPTYLLYRDLGLLDNWLVFVLPSAVNVYNLIIARAFFEHSLPKELFEAALIDGVSYLQYFARVALPLSKAIISVIGLYYLVQHWNDFFTGLVFVRDNSLQPLQIVLRDILLSNQAFAGGAGAGGGSGVGYDQQYADQIKYGVIVVSSLPVLVLYPFLQRYFEKGVLIGSVKG, encoded by the coding sequence GTGAGCGGGACCAACCTGCAGAGCAAGGGATTCTTCCGCAACAGGACGGCGGGCGACGTGGTCTTCATGCTCGCGCTCGGCGTGATCTCCGTGGCGGTCCTGTTCGCGGTGATCTACCCGGTCTACTTCGTGGTGATCGCGTCCGTGAGCGATCCGTCGCTGATCTCCACCGGCGAGGTCTGGCTGTGGCCCAAAGGCGTGAGCTTCTTCGGCTACGGGCAGATCTTCGACGACGACCGGATCTGGACGGGCTACCGCAACACGCTGCTCTACAGCGTGTTCGGCACCGCGCTGAACCTCATCGTGACCATCCCCGCGGCGTACGCCCTGTCGCGGCCGGAGTTCCGGCCCCGGCGGGTTCTCATGCTGTTCTTCGTGTTCACGCTGTTCTTCAACGGCGGCCTGATCCCGACGTATCTGCTCTATCGCGATCTCGGCCTGCTGGACAACTGGCTCGTCTTCGTCCTGCCGTCAGCGGTGAACGTCTACAACCTCATCATCGCCCGCGCCTTCTTCGAGCACTCGCTGCCGAAGGAGCTGTTCGAGGCGGCGTTGATCGACGGCGTGTCCTACCTGCAGTACTTCGCCAGGGTCGCGCTGCCGCTGTCCAAGGCGATCATCTCGGTCATCGGCCTGTACTACCTGGTCCAGCACTGGAACGACTTCTTCACCGGGCTGGTGTTCGTCCGGGACAACAGCCTGCAACCGCTGCAGATCGTGCTGCGTGACATTCTCCTGTCCAATCAGGCGTTCGCCGGAGGCGCCGGAGCCGGCGGAGGCAGCGGCGTCGGCTACGACCAGCAGTACGCCGACCAGATCAAGTACGGCGTGATCGTCGTCTCGAGCCTCCCGGTGCTGGTGCTCTACCCGTTCCTCCAGCGCTACTTCGAGAAGGGCGTCCTGATCGGGTCGGTGAAAGGCTGA